From the genome of Alkalimarinus coralli:
TACCGGAGCTTGCACGAGAGTTCCAAGAGTACCGAATGCTAATGTTTGGTTTAATGATGGTATTAATGATGATCTGGCGACCACAGGGTTTGCTCCCAATGAAGCGTAGACATATGGAGCTGACCAATGGCTGATTTGATGTTAAACGTTAAAGACTTATCCATGCGCTTTGGCGGGCTATTGGCCGTTGATGGCGTATCGCTTGATGTAAAAGAGCGGGAAATTATCTCGGTTATTGGCCCGAACGGCGCAGGAAAAACAACCGTTTTTAACTGCATTAGCGGTTTCTACACGCCCACTGGTGGAAATATCAGCTACAAAGGGCAAGAGATCCACACGCTTGCAGATTACAAAATAAGCCGACTGGGAATGGTAAGAACATTTCAGCACGTGCGGCTATTTAGTCAAATGACGGTTATCGAAAACCTGCTGGTCGCTCAGCACCGGCATGTGAATACCAATTTGTTCTCAGGGCTGTTTAAAACCCCTTCTTATCGCAAGAAAGAGCAAGAGTCGATAGACAGAGCGGTCTACTGGCTTAAGAAAGTAAACCTGCTGGACTTTGCCAACAGGGAAGCTGGGAACCTGGCTTATGGCCAGCAGCGAAGACTTGAAATAGCGCGCTGCATGGTTACTGAACCTGGTTTGTTGATGCTTGATGAGCCAGCAGCAGGCCTTAACCCTAAAGAAACCAAAGAGCTTGATGAGTTAATTGTCAGCCTTAAAGAAGATTACAATGTTTCGATTTTGCTCATTGAACATGACATGAACCTTGTTATGGGCATTTCTGATCGAATATTCGTAATAAATCAAGGTCGACCCCTTGCATCTGGCACACCTGACGAAATCAGAGCAAACCCAGACGTTATCAAAGCTTACTTGGGAGAGGTATAAATGCTGAAGTTACAAAACGTTCATACCCATTACGGTAAGATTGAAGCGTTAAAGGGCGTATCACTGGAGGTTAATGAAGGCGAAATCGTCTCTTTGATCGGTGCAAACGGTGCCGGGAAATCAACACTACTGATGACCGTATGTGGTGACCCAAGAGCGAGCTCGGGGCAGATTTTCTTTGAAGGAAAAGACATTACACATACCAACACCGCAGAGATAATGCGAAGCGGTTTGGCGATTGTTCCCGAGGGACGACGCGTGTTTTCAGGCCTAACCGTCCTTGAGAACCTTCATATGGGTGGTTTCTTTACCAACAAGCGCGACTTTGACGCCACACTAGAGCATGTTTTTAAGCTATTTCCGCGGCTACGAGAGCGCCAGAATCAGCGCAGTGGAACTATGTCAGGAGGGGAGCAGCAAATGCTGGCGATTGGTCGAGCATTGATGACCAAACCCCGCATGATCTTTCTGGATGAACCTTCATTAGGTTTGGCACCTATCATCATTAATCAGATATTCGAAATTATCGAGCAATTGAGAGATGAAGGCATGACCGTCTTTTTGGTGGAGCAAAATGCAAACCAGGCCTTGCGTTTGGCCGACAGAGGTTATGTGCTTGAGAACGGTGAAGTCGTGCTCCAGGATACAGGCGACAACCTACTCATCAATGAAGATGTTCGTAAGGCCTATCTAGGCGGATAAATTATAGCTGGCCGGGCAATAAACCGCACGGCCAGCTCTTTAGCTTTCCCCTCTCCAACGATACCCCCAACAACGCCCCATCCAGGACTTGGCACTGTTTTTTTGTGCTAGAAGTAGTAGCGATAACCTATCGAAACGTCATAGAAATCGTCATCGTCATGCCACTCCTGAGCGACTGACAGCCTTATGGCATGATCTACCGCAATATTGAAGTTCTGACTAAACGAAGCTCTTACCCGGTAGTCATCATTGAGAAATTGATAGCCCTGCACATCCAGCTTTTGCGCACCTATTGGCGAGTAATACAGCAAACCAGTCTCAGCACCAATAGCAGGCTCCAGAATAGAGTTATACTGCTTGTTATGCTCAACTCTTCCGGTTAAAAAACCAAATACCTCAACATCATCTGTTATTTCATAACTATGCCCTGCCCCGCCATTTAATTGCAGCACTCCAACCTCATCACCCCGGCTATATAACCTTTCATAGCCGACCTGAACCTTCCACGAGAGCGGTTTAAGAAATAGGTTGCGCTTTGACAACGACGTAATATCAACAATATCAAAACGGTTTAGTTTTAAACCATCATTATTGTAGTGCCGTAATTCCGTATTAAATAAAATGATCTGAGCGCCACGTAAATAGCCTTTTTCGTTATCCAGCAAATCGTGATAAGTAACACGATAATTGACCTGCTGAAATACATCATCATTTCGCTCACCAGCAGAAATACCTGCGGTAATGGTCTTATGCCCGGTTTCCGGCGCATCGGGTCTGGCAACTTCAACCTTTTTTGACGATAACTTGTTCAACGCCAGCAGTAGCTGATAACTTCTTTTCGCCATCTCCTCGTCACGCTGGGTTTGAAGCTGGACATAACGCAAATAGCTATAGGCAATTTGCACTACTTCGCCTTGTTGCTCCTGACTCAATGCCATGAACTCAGGCGACTGCATCACCTCAATATCGTCCGCCAATGCTCTACCAAGCCGCTGAATAGACTTGGGCAAGGAGTCAATACGCGCATGCAGCTCAGCAAGCTCAGAAGGTCTAAAATGAGTGCTCTCTACCAACCCCTCTTCCACTACCGCTCGAACGGTATTGGTGGGTATCGCATCGAGCTTAAAGCGTTCAGTGAGATTCACTTCAGGACGCACCAGCTCAAGCAACTCCAAGAGCCTGAATGCACAGTTTTCATCAAAGAAATAGTAGTCAAAATTTATATCTTTTAATTCCCAAACATGAGTGAGAATCAGGTCAACTTCTTCCGGCGTGTAATTAAGTTTGTACTCCCAGATATCCCGGTTTTCCATCCTGTTGTATTCTTTGATTTTCTCAAAGTAACGCATCATGTTATAGACACCAGGATAACCGCCCGCCAGCCCTCTGAAGGCAAATGAAACAGAGTTATCATCATTATTAATATTGGCACCAAAATTAAGCGCGTACGAAAGCCAGTCAGACCCTCCCTCAACATCCTTTGGGTCAAACCTCAGTAAAGTATGCCCAAACATAGACGATGGGCTATTAAGCGCTGTAGCGGGGAATATCAGTGAAACAGAGTGAGCGTTTACCTGCTTGCGCCATTCAAGGTAGTCAGTGCACTGTGCAACAGGCATTTTATCCAGGTCAAGGTTCAGTTTGCTGGTAATCCACTGAAAACGGTAAACAAAGCGGCACTGTGCGTGCTCGTTACCCAGGCTTTCAGGTAAGAAAAGCGCATCGATTGTGCTTTGCAGTTCTTGCTCCGCATCGTAATGCCCCATAGGCGAGAAGAAGAAAGCAGAGTCATCAACATAACTGCTTACGCCCGATTCTGAAAAGCTGTCTTGCCTATAGTGCAGCAACGCCCTCCATGTTGTTTCCTCTGAAAGCTTAAGATCAGCAGCCTTCATTTTGGCTGACTCGGCATAACTTCTTATTTGATTTTTACTATCAGTATCAGAAAGACCAGTGCCAGAAAGACCTGTATCAGCAAATGCATTTATAGCGGGTAGCCAGCCAAACAGCAAAAAGGAAATCAACAAACGTAACAGATACATATATTTAAAACTTAGAAGAGTGGAATGAACAAATACGCTAAGAAGTGTCGCACAATACATCAAGTAAGATGTATGCGATAGTCATATTATGGTGTGAAAGTTATATAGTGGTTGCTTATACGCGATTGAATCAATGTCATTAAAAAAGAGCACCTAAACAGTTAGGCACTCTTTATCTGGCAAATTAAGCAGCGTACTTGCTTAAACGGCTATCAGCCTTCATTACCTTCAATACTGTAGCCATTGCTTCTTCAGCTGTTACATTTTCATTTGGGAAAATAACAGCAAAGTTTTCGTGCATTACTGCATCAAAAACCTGACGATCCTGAGCTTCAACATTAAGTGCAACTGCGACTGTAGTCAATGCATCACCGTGACCACGAGCAACGTCTTCAGAGAACTCACCCATGATGC
Proteins encoded in this window:
- a CDS encoding ABC transporter ATP-binding protein; translated protein: MLKLQNVHTHYGKIEALKGVSLEVNEGEIVSLIGANGAGKSTLLMTVCGDPRASSGQIFFEGKDITHTNTAEIMRSGLAIVPEGRRVFSGLTVLENLHMGGFFTNKRDFDATLEHVFKLFPRLRERQNQRSGTMSGGEQQMLAIGRALMTKPRMIFLDEPSLGLAPIIINQIFEIIEQLRDEGMTVFLVEQNANQALRLADRGYVLENGEVVLQDTGDNLLINEDVRKAYLGG
- the livG gene encoding high-affinity branched-chain amino acid ABC transporter ATP-binding protein LivG, with amino-acid sequence MADLMLNVKDLSMRFGGLLAVDGVSLDVKEREIISVIGPNGAGKTTVFNCISGFYTPTGGNISYKGQEIHTLADYKISRLGMVRTFQHVRLFSQMTVIENLLVAQHRHVNTNLFSGLFKTPSYRKKEQESIDRAVYWLKKVNLLDFANREAGNLAYGQQRRLEIARCMVTEPGLLMLDEPAAGLNPKETKELDELIVSLKEDYNVSILLIEHDMNLVMGISDRIFVINQGRPLASGTPDEIRANPDVIKAYLGEV
- a CDS encoding Lnb N-terminal periplasmic domain-containing protein, which codes for MYLLRLLISFLLFGWLPAINAFADTGLSGTGLSDTDSKNQIRSYAESAKMKAADLKLSEETTWRALLHYRQDSFSESGVSSYVDDSAFFFSPMGHYDAEQELQSTIDALFLPESLGNEHAQCRFVYRFQWITSKLNLDLDKMPVAQCTDYLEWRKQVNAHSVSLIFPATALNSPSSMFGHTLLRFDPKDVEGGSDWLSYALNFGANINNDDNSVSFAFRGLAGGYPGVYNMMRYFEKIKEYNRMENRDIWEYKLNYTPEEVDLILTHVWELKDINFDYYFFDENCAFRLLELLELVRPEVNLTERFKLDAIPTNTVRAVVEEGLVESTHFRPSELAELHARIDSLPKSIQRLGRALADDIEVMQSPEFMALSQEQQGEVVQIAYSYLRYVQLQTQRDEEMAKRSYQLLLALNKLSSKKVEVARPDAPETGHKTITAGISAGERNDDVFQQVNYRVTYHDLLDNEKGYLRGAQIILFNTELRHYNNDGLKLNRFDIVDITSLSKRNLFLKPLSWKVQVGYERLYSRGDEVGVLQLNGGAGHSYEITDDVEVFGFLTGRVEHNKQYNSILEPAIGAETGLLYYSPIGAQKLDVQGYQFLNDDYRVRASFSQNFNIAVDHAIRLSVAQEWHDDDDFYDVSIGYRYYF